The genomic window tgaaattaacatgaacaaagatgCTGTATAAGTgaagttcattattagttcatgttaactaatgaaccttattgtaaagtattaccaataATCTTAGTATTTGCACACATGACAGAATTCACAGGATATCCTTTGAAAACCTCTGACGATAAAATTATCGACTGATAAATCAATTCGTGTTTAATTTTAAAGcatgttttattattcaatataaAATGTGCATGCATTCTGTCAGTACATATACATTAATTCCAGTTAACGAGATTGATACAGGAGCCTCACTTTCCATATAAGAACTCGAACTGAGTTTGTCTCTGGTATAGTTTATCTTGAATAGTGAATCTGAAATGAATACAAGTagcattattttagttttataagAATCGTTTGAGGCACCTGGTTCAACACACTTAAAcacaaatgacaaataaatacactgaAAACAACTTAGAACAACACAACCGTTCAGTAGCACAATAAAAATAGTATATTAAATAGTTCACAACTTTGTGTTCACTCCTTTTCATTTTGCATAAAACTTTCCGAATGATTTACCAAAAGGCTATTTATGCAGACGGatgaaatgtgttttgcaaaatgtttttgtcaAGTCACGAGTGCTCAGAAAGTGCCGAAGTTCCCCACCCAAGGCCCACCCAATATTATGACAACAAATAGTCAATCTTGAACGGGCTGTATGCAAACGCTGGCATGGGCGCTACTGCTGTGGTGTGGGGGATCGAGAGACAATCGGATGTCAGCTGGAAAGGGAAAAAGTCTCGTTGGTGACGGTAGCTGATGGCAGGGTCCTCGGGGGACCCGTAGGATCGAAGCACCTGCGTGTGAGTGAGAGCGACAGGGGAGCCCCGCATGACATAAGGCAACATGTCCACTCCCCCCTGCCAGGTGTCAGGTTTGTGAACGGGGCGTTCCTCTTTCCTGAAAGGTCGGCTGAGGATGCTGTCAATGGCGAAAGAACTTGTAAACTTGGCGCTGGAAGGAGGCGTAACGATAGAGTCCCTGGTGTCCACTGCTGCAGCTTGGCTCGGCCCCTCTGGCTCCTTGCCTGTTTTTTTGCTGATGCGCTTTCTCCTTCGACGAAACACTCCGTCCGCAAAGGTGTATTCGCTGTGCGGATTCAGCATCCAGTAGTTGTCCTTGCCCCACGGTCTGGAGGGATCCCGAAGCACCTTCAGAAAGCAGTCGTTTAGAGACAGATTGTGGCGCACCGAGTTCCTCCAGCCGGTGTAGCTGCCTCTAAAAAACGGGAACTTTTTCATGAGGTAGTCATTGATTTCGGCTAAAGTGAGACGGCCCGAGTCCGAGTCCCGGATGGCCATGGCAATCAGAGCGATGTAAGAGTACGGGGGCTTGGGTCTCCGGGTATAGGGCTTGCCTTTGCTCTCAGCGCCCGGAGGAACAGGTGCCGGACTGTGCGCTACGCAGTCTCCATCCGAGCCCAGCTCTTCCTCCGCGGACATCGGCGACGGGATACTGCCCTCTGCGTCGCTGCAGAGCTCCACGGGCTTGGAGTCGTAGTGACCCCCACAGAAAACTTCCAGCTTCATTTGCAGACGTGACTTTGTGACAATATTAACTGTTCCCACAAAAGCCTCTTTGCTGAAAAAAGTTCCCAAAAActcggggggaaaaaaagttacTTTAGAGCTAGAATAGCCACGCGGCGCTGTCAAACACAATCCCAAGTGTGAGAGTGACAGGACCTGTACCTGCTGCAAATAAGTGCACTTAACATCCCGAGCGGGCGCTCAGCTGTCTAATATAGCAGCTCACCTCCGGGTATGCCTACAGGGGGCGGGGCCTCACGAGCTGTCTTTAAGTCTTAAAATCaatcttacaaaaacacacaaggaTCATGCACACCCTGTTTTGAAATAAAGCGGTCCAGCATCTGTGGACAAATATCATTTAGACTTATGATGAATTACTTTGTTGATTTCAAACGAGTTTCGTCACAGTAAGGTGGGTTCACCTGCGTCTTTGCTCACCTTTGCGCACTCCTAGAAGAATTTCATGTCGGGAAACCAGGTGGCGTGCGTTTATCAGACATGACACAGGCAGCCGTGCAGTCAACAAAAACAATTACGTATAGGCAGTACAGTCCTGATTCTATACAAGTATAATAGAATTAGAATTGGCTTAATCATAGGGACAAACCTGTTTTGTTTGTGATCTTTGCTAGACTTTTTATGGTGTTGTATTTATTAAGTTTCAACctattgtaataatttcccaacatttttatgtaattttagaTGTGTCAATCACATTACTTATTAGAGTAATAGCAGAGAACAACTGGTTGATTACAGCAAAGGAGAATATTTTTacaacaaagtaaaaaaaaaaaaaaaaacgtgatgTACTGTTTAGCATCTTTCTCATACACATTTTTTGAATTAATGATGAATGTCATTCATGCGTGTAAATAAGATGCACAATGCCAATATGAATTCAGTGTAAATGATAGGTTTCTTctcattttcaaacatttagGAAGCAGTTTTAACTCGAGTTAGATTgcatcaaatattttatttgtaaaacaCTGAATGGACAAATTTTGTCCTATGTTGTGACTCTTAATGCAGTACcaattaaagacattttatatTACTTAAGCAAGCAGAATGTGTTATGAATTATGCTCGAAACATGTATTATGCAATCCGGTGTAATGGTTTCATATATGTGCACTCTTAGTTCTGAATAGAaccctagggttcttgactcaattttaaagaaaacattatgCCAAAAAGTTTCTATAGCCTATagagaaatgtcttaaagggttagttcacccaaaaatcattcGTTcctcgttccacacccgtaaagagctttgttcatcttcggaacacaactTAAGAtatgttgatgaaatccgagaatTTTTTTATCCTCTattgaaagcaacgaaattaccacattcaaggtccagagaagtagtaaaaacatcgttaaaatagtcaacgtgactgtggttcaaccttaatattattaagtgatgagaatactttttgtgcgcaaaaataaaacaaaaataacgactttattcaacaaattggTCTCTCCCCTATCATTCTGCTAAACTATTTATGTTGCAGAGTTTTCGTGTTTATGTCCGAACGGCAGCTCAGTAGGCTATTGGCCGGCTCTGGTCACGTGAGGAGCACGACGCATGTGTGTGATGTTgatgcaggagctggccaatagagtacctcagggatgacgcgtttttgtaggccaacccggaagttagcggcgcacagGTTCCCttggttgaaagcctatgcatttttcccatagacttttggaaaatcgcagaaaataagctgtgtttaacaaagggttatgacacttgcacgttttgtctatcaagataatctttacaagttaaaacaacataaatacattttgaagcctaaataaagtggtcagatataaaaagctaacagtaggctataaacgaacTACAGCGCACCATGGTCACGGATCAActtcaccaccaccaagcttcctcaaactgtatttaaaaacaacgttatttaaaaatatgctcgctgattatgatctgtgctgtgtatgaatactttttcatgagaaatgcagTCCAAATGTTCTGTTTGttatgatgacgtctaaagtccccgccaaaggaagtagtcccttttagcaatttgttagcaaccgccgtttttacgacacaataaaggtttaaaaaatcacaagcgggttataactggtgtgatttatgtcatagatcaaaacgtgaaaatatttagaggctttgttaatcACATACCTTATtacaggcgatttagcaaaaacccattcaaaaaacccattgacttcagAGCAATGGAACCGGaagccctaaaatgctaactcgcttccgggttttgcctacaaaaatgcatcatccctgaggcactctatactgagctggcattcggacgtaaacacagaagctctGCAATGCAATAGCTTTgcagaatgacaggggagagaccaatttgttgaataaagtcgttatttttgttttgttttgttgcgtAATTTTAACAATGCTTTCACTACTTTTCTGGaacttgaatgtggtaatttcgttgttTTCAACAGAggataaaaaacctctcggatttcattggCTGTCTTTTGGTTGTCAGAATGTCTGTTGttaatgttattgttattgttaattgTTAATGTCAGATAACAGTGACACACAGTAGCAGTTATTGTGTTCAGttacacaaaaacacatacaattgcaacatgttctccaaccaatacgaccaaataggtcgtttgtcacttccctgaaatacgacccataggagcgtttgctaaagttgccCCTCTCGaaaacaggacactttcattttaatgcattgttcccttttatctgcgtcatatttcaGGTTCGTGTAtggctcaattggcagagcatagTAATAACAATATgcgatcatgtgatcatgcgatcgtgggttcgatcccagggaacgcatgtgctcatatAGTGTATGCACtgtaaatcactaagggtaggttgcggggtgggtgtagtcgttaatataaaaaaaaaaaaaaatgagttttgctaatGGAAATAgaagaaatggtgtaaaaactccacacattgcatttaaatgaacacgcattttgattggtaaccacaatcatttcatgacgacagacgtaataggacactgtcattatttttatgccagctagagggcgcatgaatttaaaacgtaaatataggttgtaaaaaggtgcttgaaaaatgaCCTATAGGGTCGATATGCTTCAATGTCATGACACTAAATGTTTACACCCAGACCTATtaatttaaaaggaaaaaaaaaaaaacataaatttcatacatacagtatatactgtctgaaaagattaatattttgtacataatttatgttaaagtaaaaaattaatgacaaaaaaaggtATGCTTGGGCATTCTGTCTTTTTATGGGTTGCATCttgtgacatcattgttttttgtttgtttagatgtcTATGGCCCATGTTGCATCCATATTTCAGCTGAACCACACCAGAATTCGCTTGGAAGCGGACTGAGACCCAAGTTTTCAgtgcttgtttggtgcgcaccaggctTTGAATGGTAGctttcacacttattcaaatgaaccacaCTAACAGAGCAAACACACTTTTATTAATCAAACCAAACCTGCCAACTTATATTGTACAATCTGTCCTTCTTATATAACTCTATCataaaaaaagtctgaataaaCTGTTTgggattgtttttgtttttgttgttttgtttttagataaTTTGTGCCATTTTACGCAGGTCTGACTTTggcaacatcacaaaacaatacGCCTACTGCATTTAATATGTGTGATATGTGAAAATACTTTGTCAACACCATCTGCTTTCTGTCTGACTGTGGCaacagttttaaaaataaaattgtaccCTCATTCAATGCTAgatataatactgtacataataaGCATTCAAAATTTGATTATTGTTGTGTAGGCCTATCTGATGGTGTTGACTCATGCTGAATGATAAgaaatacacacatttttatgaaaaaaaaaaaaaaaaaatcagtggttattatttttctgttttgtccTAGTACTCAAGAATTAGTGCTAATACACCCAAGTACAGTAATGTTCACTACTATCAATGGTTTGTGATGCTTTCTTCTAAAGCATGTAGAGAGGAGAAAGACCCACTGTCAAGTTTAATATgctatacatttataatgaacAGTTTACTTAGTCACAGAATCTGCTATTTTGAAGATCTGCCCATTGTTTTCCATTAAGT from Megalobrama amblycephala isolate DHTTF-2021 linkage group LG17, ASM1881202v1, whole genome shotgun sequence includes these protein-coding regions:
- the foxq1a gene encoding forkhead box protein Q1a, which codes for MKLEVFCGGHYDSKPVELCSDAEGSIPSPMSAEEELGSDGDCVAHSPAPVPPGAESKGKPYTRRPKPPYSYIALIAMAIRDSDSGRLTLAEINDYLMKKFPFFRGSYTGWRNSVRHNLSLNDCFLKVLRDPSRPWGKDNYWMLNPHSEYTFADGVFRRRRKRISKKTGKEPEGPSQAAAVDTRDSIVTPPSSAKFTSSFAIDSILSRPFRKEERPVHKPDTWQGGVDMLPYVMRGSPVALTHTQVLRSYGSPEDPAISYRHQRDFFPFQLTSDCLSIPHTTAVAPMPAFAYSPFKIDYLLS